A single region of the Solwaraspora sp. WMMD791 genome encodes:
- a CDS encoding helix-turn-helix transcriptional regulator: MEGNQFGAGRLHDYEGVRQLNVSHVMTRLTTEDEGGELLSGSIGTTLLRRHIGRWFTVLRESAGISQDAAARALQRGSSTIWRIEAGDERIRFRDVDVHAMCTLYRVAPETRDRLLVLTKETRDAPKRAWWHDYTESALPAWFGLYVSLEDSADTIRQYEPESVPGLLQVRSYAEAVTRLPVGLLTDEQIAHRVKVRLERQGLLVSPRPPHLRVMLNEAVLYRMVGGTDVMTEQLRHLLDVTDRHSISIRVVPYTVGAHGGMNSAFSFLTFPNAPLSPDPVEPPLIYVDTLTGSLYLNKADEVRAYELVWKDLESRALDESASRDCIRHALEAIANGQPDRR; encoded by the coding sequence GTGGAAGGCAATCAATTCGGTGCCGGGCGCCTTCACGATTATGAAGGCGTTCGTCAGTTGAATGTCAGCCACGTGATGACTAGACTCACCACAGAGGATGAAGGGGGCGAGCTCTTGTCCGGCTCGATCGGCACCACCCTGCTCCGCCGACACATCGGCCGCTGGTTCACCGTCTTACGGGAGTCCGCCGGCATCAGTCAGGACGCCGCCGCCAGGGCGCTGCAACGCGGCTCGTCCACGATCTGGCGCATCGAGGCCGGCGACGAGCGGATCCGCTTCCGCGACGTCGACGTCCACGCGATGTGCACCCTCTACCGGGTCGCTCCGGAGACCCGCGACCGACTGCTCGTCCTCACCAAGGAGACCCGCGACGCCCCGAAACGCGCCTGGTGGCACGACTACACCGAGTCCGCCCTGCCAGCCTGGTTCGGCCTCTACGTCTCCCTCGAAGACAGCGCCGACACCATCCGCCAGTACGAGCCCGAGTCGGTTCCCGGGCTGCTTCAAGTGCGCTCCTACGCCGAAGCAGTGACCCGACTGCCGGTAGGGCTCCTCACTGACGAACAGATTGCACACCGTGTCAAGGTCCGGCTGGAGCGGCAAGGGCTTCTGGTCTCACCGAGGCCACCCCACCTGCGGGTGATGCTGAACGAGGCGGTGCTGTACCGAATGGTCGGGGGCACTGACGTGATGACGGAGCAGCTCCGTCACCTGCTCGACGTCACGGATCGGCACAGCATCTCTATCCGGGTCGTGCCCTACACGGTTGGTGCTCATGGAGGTATGAACTCCGCCTTCAGTTTTCTGACGTTCCCCAACGCTCCACTGAGCCCGGACCCTGTCGAACCACCCTTGATCTACGTTGACACCTTGACTGGTTCGCTGTACCTCAACAAGGCAGATGAGGTCAGGGCGTACGAGTTGGTCTGGAAGGATCTTGAGAGTCGTGCCCTCGACGAGTCAGCGTCGCGGGACTGTATCCGTCACGCATTGGAGGCAATCGCAAATGGACAGCCTGACCGGCGCTAA
- a CDS encoding DUF397 domain-containing protein: MDSLTGANWHKSTRSGNSGNCVEVATNLPDLVAVRDSKDTAGPVLTFTPAQWVTFTTALPIR, encoded by the coding sequence ATGGACAGCCTGACCGGCGCTAACTGGCACAAGAGCACCCGAAGTGGTAATTCCGGCAACTGTGTCGAAGTGGCCACGAACCTGCCTGACCTCGTCGCCGTACGGGACAGCAAGGACACCGCCGGCCCGGTCCTGACCTTCACACCCGCCCAATGGGTAACCTTCACCACCGCCCTACCCATTCGGTGA
- a CDS encoding AbfB domain-containing protein: MSEKDDEQTRLRIGGWLPNDGAPGSVSPPPPDAPAADASRTPGAVARHSAANFLRRVTPNRPLTAIVPRSGARNAARQAAAAAAAANRVAPADLPSGGLGGTGDAGRGATYRAGHTDQQPNAQRRLVLGGAALVTITVLIGIAVAQDSTQQAPIRGEFAANAPAVIPSTGASTGTDDPATDADPDSDADLPGVDGPVGDPAAPATPTPGDATGGGTAPGTGTTAPGTGTATTPPAPAPPTTPAGPAEVPLLIGTRINFEAAGLPGHRIRHRDGIVVVERVDAGSRSDVKADAAFVVRAGLANRNCLSFESVNAPGHFLRHYDFRMFLARNDNSAIFRADTTFCVVPGIGGKHTSLRSHNYPDRFLRHDGSRQMRISAIGDGSSAATATFIARTPV; encoded by the coding sequence ATGTCCGAAAAGGACGACGAGCAGACGCGGCTGCGGATCGGTGGCTGGCTACCGAACGACGGCGCACCCGGGTCGGTCTCGCCGCCGCCACCGGACGCCCCCGCCGCCGACGCATCCAGGACCCCCGGCGCCGTCGCCCGACACAGCGCCGCCAACTTCCTACGCCGGGTCACCCCGAACCGGCCGCTGACCGCCATCGTGCCCCGCTCCGGTGCCCGCAACGCCGCCCGGCAGGCAGCCGCCGCCGCAGCCGCCGCCAACCGCGTCGCCCCCGCCGACCTGCCATCCGGCGGCCTCGGCGGCACCGGCGACGCCGGCCGCGGTGCCACCTACCGGGCCGGACACACCGACCAGCAGCCGAACGCGCAACGACGGCTCGTCCTCGGCGGCGCCGCCCTCGTCACCATCACCGTCCTGATCGGAATCGCCGTCGCTCAGGACAGCACCCAGCAGGCACCGATCCGTGGCGAGTTCGCCGCCAACGCCCCCGCCGTGATCCCCTCCACCGGCGCGTCGACCGGCACCGACGACCCGGCAACCGATGCCGACCCGGATTCCGACGCCGACCTGCCCGGCGTGGACGGACCGGTCGGCGATCCCGCCGCCCCGGCCACCCCGACCCCCGGCGACGCCACCGGCGGCGGCACCGCCCCCGGCACCGGCACCACGGCCCCCGGCACCGGCACCGCGACCACCCCACCCGCTCCCGCGCCACCGACCACGCCGGCCGGCCCCGCCGAGGTGCCACTGCTCATCGGCACCCGGATCAACTTCGAGGCCGCCGGCCTGCCCGGCCACCGGATCCGCCACCGCGACGGCATCGTCGTCGTCGAACGCGTCGACGCCGGCAGCCGGTCCGACGTCAAGGCCGACGCCGCCTTCGTCGTGCGCGCCGGACTGGCCAACCGCAACTGCCTGTCCTTCGAATCGGTCAACGCACCCGGCCACTTCCTGCGCCACTACGACTTCCGGATGTTCCTGGCCCGCAACGACAACAGCGCCATCTTCCGCGCCGACACCACCTTCTGCGTGGTCCCCGGCATTGGCGGCAAGCACACCTCGCTGCGCTCACACAACTACCCGGACCGCTTCCTGCGTCACGACGGCAGTAGGCAGATGCGGATCTCGGCGATCGGCGACGGCTCCTCGGCGGCGACGGCGACCTTCATCGCCCGTACCCCCGTCTGA
- the casB gene encoding type I-E CRISPR-associated protein Cse2/CasB, which translates to MIQTNPPTRAAVRRRSPFGDHVAGEVAKLQSAFINDAPSAIATLARLRAAAGSPTGSRLDVLGATAVPTEFLPRRLDDDPEPVEHAKHAALTLWAVHQQSSHERRMHRDGNGFGRAVALLAAQNPNPESVRRRFVAMGTAATYTEALHHCRGLIRLLRDKHITLDYGLFADDLREYQVPGGPDKIRSLWGREFHRTDTKADSDTPEDQS; encoded by the coding sequence ATGATCCAGACCAACCCCCCGACCCGGGCTGCGGTCCGCAGGAGAAGCCCATTCGGTGATCACGTCGCCGGAGAGGTCGCGAAGCTCCAGAGCGCGTTCATCAACGACGCACCCAGCGCGATCGCTACCCTTGCCCGGCTGCGAGCCGCCGCCGGCAGCCCCACCGGTTCCCGGCTCGACGTACTCGGTGCCACCGCCGTACCTACAGAGTTTCTGCCTCGACGGCTCGACGACGACCCGGAGCCGGTCGAGCACGCCAAACACGCCGCACTCACCCTGTGGGCCGTGCACCAGCAGTCGTCCCACGAGCGCAGGATGCACCGCGACGGAAACGGCTTCGGCCGTGCTGTCGCGCTACTCGCCGCGCAAAACCCCAACCCGGAATCCGTCCGCCGCCGGTTCGTCGCCATGGGCACCGCCGCCACGTACACCGAGGCGCTGCACCACTGCCGAGGGCTGATCCGGCTGCTGCGCGACAAGCACATCACCCTCGACTACGGCCTGTTCGCCGACGACCTGCGTGAATACCAGGTGCCAGGCGGGCCGGACAAGATCCGCTCGTTGTGGGGCCGCGAGTTCCATCGCACTGACACCAAAGCCGACAGTGACACCCCGGAGGACCAGTCATGA
- a CDS encoding Crp/Fnr family transcriptional regulator — MQDREKLGLVAHLPPEEWQQVQQAGVAARFAPRAVMLRQGDTGQHVHVILAGCVKVVRSESDGGHAMLTLRAAGDVVGDLSAVDQMARSATVTALTPTVTRLLSGPQFRHFLNRPAFAAGFAAYTVRRLRDADEQRVAMAVLPVRDRLARTLLHLDREVRRSTGRPGIGLAQSELAELVGASRNAVVTELTALREAGIVTTGRRTVVIVDPAALSDWSAGSG, encoded by the coding sequence ATGCAGGACCGCGAGAAGCTCGGTCTCGTCGCCCACCTTCCGCCGGAGGAATGGCAGCAGGTGCAGCAGGCCGGCGTCGCTGCCCGCTTCGCCCCCCGTGCCGTGATGCTGCGTCAGGGTGACACCGGTCAGCATGTGCACGTGATCCTCGCCGGCTGCGTCAAGGTCGTCCGGTCGGAAAGCGACGGCGGCCACGCGATGCTGACGCTGCGGGCCGCCGGCGACGTCGTCGGCGATCTGTCCGCAGTGGACCAGATGGCCCGGTCGGCGACGGTGACCGCTCTCACTCCGACGGTCACCCGACTGCTGAGCGGCCCGCAGTTCCGGCACTTCCTGAACCGGCCCGCCTTCGCGGCGGGCTTCGCGGCCTACACGGTGCGCCGGCTGCGCGACGCGGATGAGCAACGCGTCGCGATGGCTGTGCTGCCGGTACGGGACCGGCTGGCCCGTACGTTGCTGCACCTCGACCGGGAGGTTCGACGCAGCACAGGGCGACCCGGGATCGGGTTGGCCCAGTCGGAGCTCGCCGAGCTGGTAGGTGCCTCCCGCAACGCGGTCGTCACCGAGCTCACCGCGTTGCGGGAAGCGGGCATCGTCACCACCGGGCGGCGTACGGTCGTGATCGTGGATCCGGCGGCGCTGAGTGACTGGTCAGCGGGTTCCGGCTGA
- the istB gene encoding IS21-like element helper ATPase IstB, with protein sequence MASRTTGNRNVSSEIAFLTRALKAPSLAASVDRLAERARAESWTHEEFLAACLQREVAAREAHGGEGRIRAARFPARKSLEEFDFEHQRSLKRETIAHLGTLDFVASKENVVFLGPPGTGKTHLSIGLGIRACQAGHRVAFATAAQWVSRLADAHHAGRLQDELVKLGRIPLVIVDEVGYIPFEAEAANLFFQLVSNRYERASLIVTSNKPFGRWGEVFGDDVVAAAMIDRLVHHAEVISMKGDSYRLKDRDLGRVPAATKTND encoded by the coding sequence ATGGCCTCCAGAACGACCGGCAACCGCAACGTCTCCTCCGAGATCGCTTTCCTCACCCGTGCGTTGAAGGCGCCCTCGTTGGCGGCGTCGGTGGACCGGCTCGCGGAGCGGGCCCGGGCGGAGTCGTGGACGCACGAGGAGTTCCTCGCCGCCTGTCTGCAACGCGAAGTGGCGGCCCGGGAGGCCCACGGCGGTGAGGGACGTATCCGGGCGGCGAGGTTCCCGGCACGCAAGAGCCTGGAGGAGTTCGACTTCGAACACCAGCGGTCGTTGAAGCGGGAGACGATCGCCCACCTGGGCACTCTGGACTTCGTGGCGTCGAAGGAGAACGTCGTGTTCCTGGGGCCGCCCGGCACCGGCAAGACCCACCTGTCCATCGGTCTCGGTATCCGGGCCTGCCAGGCCGGACACCGGGTCGCGTTCGCCACCGCCGCTCAGTGGGTGTCCCGTCTCGCTGACGCCCACCACGCCGGCCGGCTGCAGGACGAGCTCGTCAAACTCGGCCGGATCCCGCTGGTGATCGTCGACGAGGTCGGCTACATCCCCTTCGAAGCCGAAGCGGCGAACCTGTTCTTCCAGTTGGTTTCGAACCGCTACGAACGTGCCTCGCTGATTGTCACCAGTAACAAGCCCTTCGGCCGGTGGGGAGAGGTCTTCGGTGATGACGTCGTCGCCGCGGCCATGATCGACCGGCTTGTTCACCACGCCGAGGTCATCTCGATGAAGGGCGACAGCTACCGGCTCAAGGACCGCGACCTCGGCCGCGTCCCGGCAGCGACCAAGACCAACGACTGA
- the cas3 gene encoding CRISPR-associated helicase Cas3', giving the protein MGAHQTQQLSPAAASAWGKTSDDGGPGWLPLWQHLADASDVAQRLWQHWLNDAVRRQFSAALPGGAADGPGLVAWLAGLHDIGKCTPAFACQMPNLAGRMRRHGLNCDDNRINADRRLAPHALAGQILLEGWLVDHHGWTASAASTFAVVVGGHHGVPPSDKELHTARHLDHLLGTGPWLTVQRELLDWMTDRCGVRDRLPAWRDVRLPQPVQALLTGVIVVADWIASNQEWFPASYTADADRAERGWDEVDLPSPWHAVDLDLSPDDIIATRFGLPAGARAYPVQRAVIEQARQMTAPGLMIVEAPMGDGKTEAALAAVEVLAAKFGASGCFVALPTRATSDAMLSRGLTWLERLPDQDQERGAYAVALAHGKSRFNDEYGILRMSGRASSIGVDEAGVDLAVHRWLASRKKILLSDFVVGTIDQLLFMSLKARYVVLRHLGLAGKVVVIDEAHAYDVHMSQYLDRALEWLAAYRVPVIVLSATLPATRRQAMMRAYDDGRLGPTPRRTRRTSGPDPYADLAGDIGYPVLTTSGEARVPTVRTAASSGRAVSVRVSRLDDDLDPLADLLADQIGRGGCALVVRNTVRRVQETAVVLRERFGADIPVFVAHSRFLAPDRAANDRWLVDRFGPPTRATDRPQRYVVVASQVAEVSLDVDFDLLVTDLAPVDLLLQRMGRLHRHDRSRPAHLTAARCVVTGADWSAEPPEPVQGSRIVYGDADLWRAAGVLWPHLDGGRPVELPKDIPTLVQAAYDIPLVGPADWHSAMREADKAADTRRQRHRTQAGAYRLDSVDPQATALIGWLAAHIGDADARGDDARGRGHVRADSAECLEVILLVRRDGRLHVPDWVRDDPSREVPTETSPDSRLARSVARCTLALPQMMSSRLDAVIAELEARNCFPAWSTSHWLDGELVLDIDDTGYARVAGFDLHYDATDGLTVTRVDG; this is encoded by the coding sequence GTGGGTGCACATCAGACACAGCAGCTCAGCCCGGCGGCGGCGTCCGCATGGGGAAAAACGAGCGACGATGGCGGACCTGGTTGGCTGCCGCTGTGGCAGCACCTGGCTGACGCCTCCGATGTGGCGCAGCGGCTCTGGCAGCACTGGCTCAACGACGCCGTACGGCGGCAGTTCAGCGCGGCGCTTCCCGGCGGAGCCGCAGATGGGCCAGGGCTGGTGGCCTGGCTGGCCGGGCTGCACGACATCGGCAAGTGCACGCCTGCGTTCGCCTGCCAGATGCCGAACCTCGCCGGGCGGATGCGCCGACACGGATTGAACTGCGACGACAACCGGATCAACGCCGATAGGCGCCTCGCGCCGCACGCCCTCGCCGGGCAGATCCTGCTGGAGGGCTGGCTGGTCGACCACCACGGCTGGACAGCCTCAGCGGCGAGCACGTTCGCCGTCGTGGTCGGTGGCCACCACGGCGTACCGCCGTCGGACAAAGAGCTGCACACGGCCCGCCACCTCGACCACCTGCTCGGCACCGGGCCGTGGCTGACCGTGCAGCGGGAGCTGCTGGACTGGATGACCGACCGGTGCGGGGTGCGAGACCGGTTGCCGGCCTGGCGGGACGTCCGACTCCCCCAGCCCGTGCAGGCGCTGCTGACCGGAGTGATCGTCGTGGCCGACTGGATCGCCAGCAACCAGGAGTGGTTCCCTGCCTCCTACACTGCCGACGCCGACCGGGCCGAGCGGGGATGGGACGAGGTGGACCTGCCGTCCCCGTGGCACGCCGTCGACCTGGACCTCTCCCCCGACGACATCATCGCCACCCGGTTCGGGCTGCCGGCCGGGGCGAGGGCGTACCCGGTGCAGCGGGCCGTGATCGAGCAGGCCCGGCAGATGACCGCACCGGGTCTGATGATCGTCGAGGCGCCGATGGGCGACGGCAAAACCGAAGCGGCACTCGCTGCCGTCGAGGTGCTCGCCGCCAAGTTCGGAGCATCCGGATGCTTCGTCGCCCTGCCGACCCGGGCCACCAGTGACGCGATGCTGTCCCGAGGATTGACCTGGCTGGAGCGACTACCTGACCAGGACCAGGAACGCGGCGCCTACGCCGTGGCGTTGGCGCACGGCAAGTCCCGGTTCAACGACGAGTACGGCATCTTGCGAATGAGTGGACGCGCCAGCTCGATCGGTGTCGACGAAGCCGGCGTCGACCTGGCCGTACACCGATGGTTGGCTTCCCGGAAGAAGATCCTGCTGTCGGACTTCGTCGTCGGCACCATCGACCAGTTGCTGTTCATGTCGCTGAAGGCCCGCTACGTGGTACTGCGCCATCTCGGGCTCGCTGGCAAGGTCGTCGTGATCGACGAGGCACACGCCTACGACGTGCACATGAGTCAGTATCTGGACCGGGCTCTGGAGTGGCTGGCGGCCTACCGCGTACCGGTGATCGTGCTGTCCGCGACGCTACCGGCGACGCGACGCCAAGCGATGATGCGGGCGTACGACGACGGCAGGCTCGGCCCCACCCCGCGACGGACCCGACGCACGTCCGGACCGGACCCGTACGCAGACCTGGCCGGCGACATCGGCTATCCGGTGCTCACCACCTCCGGCGAGGCGCGTGTCCCCACGGTGCGCACCGCCGCGTCGTCAGGACGGGCGGTGTCGGTGCGGGTGTCCCGCCTCGACGACGACCTCGATCCGCTCGCCGACCTGCTCGCCGACCAGATCGGCCGGGGCGGCTGCGCGCTGGTGGTCCGCAACACGGTGCGTCGGGTCCAGGAGACGGCGGTTGTCCTGCGGGAGCGGTTCGGCGCGGACATCCCGGTGTTCGTGGCGCATTCCCGCTTCCTCGCTCCGGACCGGGCCGCCAACGACCGCTGGCTGGTGGACCGGTTCGGCCCGCCGACGCGAGCCACCGACCGGCCACAGCGGTACGTGGTCGTGGCCAGCCAGGTCGCCGAGGTGTCGCTGGACGTCGACTTCGACTTACTGGTCACCGACCTGGCTCCGGTCGATCTGCTGCTGCAGCGCATGGGCCGATTGCACCGCCACGACCGCAGCCGGCCGGCGCATCTGACAGCCGCCCGCTGTGTCGTCACGGGTGCGGACTGGTCGGCGGAGCCGCCCGAGCCGGTGCAGGGGTCACGGATCGTCTACGGCGACGCTGACCTGTGGCGGGCCGCCGGTGTCCTCTGGCCGCATCTCGACGGCGGCCGGCCGGTGGAGCTGCCAAAGGACATTCCGACGCTGGTGCAGGCCGCGTACGACATACCGCTCGTCGGCCCGGCGGACTGGCATTCGGCGATGCGGGAGGCGGACAAGGCCGCCGACACCAGACGGCAGCGACATCGGACGCAGGCCGGCGCCTACCGTCTCGACTCGGTCGACCCGCAGGCCACCGCCCTGATCGGCTGGCTGGCCGCGCACATCGGCGACGCCGACGCGCGCGGTGACGACGCACGCGGTCGTGGTCACGTCCGTGCCGACTCCGCCGAGTGTCTGGAAGTGATTCTTCTGGTACGCCGTGACGGCCGGCTTCACGTGCCGGACTGGGTCCGGGACGACCCCAGCCGGGAGGTACCGACCGAGACCAGCCCTGACAGCAGGCTGGCCCGCTCGGTCGCTCGTTGCACGCTGGCCCTGCCGCAGATGATGAGCAGCCGCCTCGACGCGGTCATCGCCGAACTGGAAGCCCGCAACTGCTTCCCTGCCTGGAGCACGTCGCACTGGCTGGACGGCGAGCTCGTGCTCGACATCGACGACACCGGGTACGCCCGGGTCGCCGGCTTCGACCTGCACTACGACGCCACCGATGGCCTCACGGTGACCAGGGTAGACGGATAA
- the istA gene encoding IS21 family transposase — protein sequence MLSVEDWAEIRRLRRSEGMAIQAIARRLRMSRNTVKKALASDEPPRYRRAAKGSIVDAVEPQIRALLAEFPDMPSTVIMERVGWTRGKTVFCDRVQRLRPLFRRPDPAQRTEYLPGELAQCDLWFPPADVPLGFGQVGRPPVMVMVSGYSRWLTAVMIPSRQSADLLVGHWTLISGWGRVPRTLVWDNESAVGQWRAGRPQLTEAMNGFRGTLGIRVLQCRPADPEAKGLVERANGYLETSFLPGRRFSSPRDFNAQLAEWLVRANQRRHRVLGCRPVDRWEADRAAMLTLPPVAPVVGWRRSTRLPRDHYVRLDGNDYSVHPMVVGRRVDVVADADRVQVLCEGRLVARHDRCWARHQSITDPAHRQAAADLRTAARQAPAPAVTAEVEHRRLADYDRMFGVDAEAAA from the coding sequence GTGCTGAGCGTGGAGGACTGGGCGGAGATCCGGCGGCTGCGGCGGTCGGAGGGTATGGCGATTCAGGCCATCGCACGGCGGTTGAGGATGTCTCGCAACACCGTGAAGAAGGCGTTGGCCAGTGATGAGCCGCCGCGGTACCGACGGGCTGCGAAGGGCTCGATCGTGGACGCGGTCGAGCCGCAGATCAGGGCGTTGTTGGCGGAGTTCCCGGACATGCCCTCGACGGTGATCATGGAACGGGTCGGGTGGACCCGTGGGAAGACGGTGTTCTGTGACCGGGTGCAGCGGCTGCGGCCGTTGTTCCGCCGGCCTGACCCGGCGCAGCGCACCGAGTACCTGCCGGGTGAGCTGGCGCAGTGTGATCTGTGGTTCCCGCCGGCGGACGTGCCCCTGGGGTTCGGTCAGGTCGGACGGCCGCCGGTGATGGTGATGGTGTCCGGGTACTCGCGGTGGCTGACGGCGGTGATGATCCCGTCCCGGCAGTCGGCGGATCTGCTGGTCGGACACTGGACGTTGATCTCCGGGTGGGGTCGGGTGCCCAGGACGTTGGTATGGGACAACGAGTCCGCGGTCGGCCAGTGGCGTGCCGGCAGGCCGCAGTTGACCGAGGCGATGAACGGCTTCCGTGGCACTCTCGGGATCCGCGTGCTCCAGTGCCGGCCGGCGGACCCGGAAGCCAAAGGCCTGGTGGAGCGGGCGAACGGCTATCTGGAGACGTCGTTCCTGCCCGGGCGCCGGTTCAGCTCGCCCCGGGACTTCAACGCCCAGCTTGCCGAATGGCTGGTACGGGCGAACCAGCGTCGGCACCGGGTGCTGGGCTGCCGGCCGGTGGACCGGTGGGAGGCCGACCGAGCGGCGATGCTGACGCTGCCGCCGGTCGCGCCGGTGGTCGGCTGGCGGCGGAGCACCCGTCTGCCCCGCGACCACTACGTCCGGCTGGACGGCAACGACTACTCGGTGCACCCGATGGTGGTGGGCCGCCGGGTCGACGTGGTCGCTGACGCCGACCGGGTGCAGGTGCTCTGCGAGGGCCGTCTCGTCGCCCGGCACGACCGGTGCTGGGCGCGGCATCAGAGCATCACCGACCCGGCTCACCGTCAGGCCGCCGCCGATCTGCGGACCGCCGCGCGGCAGGCGCCGGCACCGGCGGTCACGGCCGAGGTGGAGCACCGCAGGTTGGCCGACTACGACCGCATGTTCGGTGTCGATGCCGAGGCGGCCGCGTGA
- the casA gene encoding type I-E CRISPR-associated protein Cse1/CasA, protein MRKPMSFDLVDQPWLLVQRLDGHVEEVSLVDAFRRAPELRRLAGELPTQEFAHLRLLLAVLHATLDGPDTSTWEQLWETPTLPVDDIADYLDEHRERFDLLHPTAPFYQVADLRTGKDEVFGLERLIADVPSGAQLLFTARSGPALHRISPAEAARWLVHAHAYDISGIKSGAAGDSRVKGGKVYPLGTGYTGSLGGVFVEGDNLRETLLLNLVPYNVPYLRSDDDDRPTWERDPLGPAAQDDLTPSGVMRLYTWQSRRIRLFGDADGITGVVLAYGDPLSPRDLHQREPMTAWRRSPTQEKALKTTPVYLPRTHTPDRALWRGLDAMLPGTAGRGRSGEPPANLDPGILEWTGYAANRGLLRRPVIRLRAVGAVYGTQQSVIDEVLDDAVTMPVRAVTDPHVAIEIQRAADAADRGVRALVALGRNLLRAAGVREDNRLDGAREATAAEAYAALDQQFRDWLRGLVDGVDLADSRTAWHRSAARTLRGIGDRMVAEAGPVAWAGRQIDNNLVTSAKADVWFRHQLSKALPLAGADQPAEPDTTDRPQEEVALT, encoded by the coding sequence ATGAGGAAGCCCATGTCCTTTGATCTTGTTGATCAGCCCTGGCTGCTTGTGCAGCGGCTCGACGGGCACGTCGAAGAGGTGTCGCTCGTCGATGCGTTCCGGCGGGCTCCCGAGCTGCGCCGGCTCGCTGGAGAACTACCCACCCAGGAGTTCGCCCACCTGCGGCTACTGCTCGCGGTGCTCCACGCGACCCTCGACGGGCCGGACACTTCGACCTGGGAGCAACTCTGGGAGACACCGACGCTTCCGGTGGACGACATCGCCGACTACCTCGACGAACACCGCGAACGGTTCGACCTGCTCCACCCGACCGCACCGTTCTACCAGGTCGCCGACCTACGAACCGGCAAGGACGAGGTTTTCGGGCTCGAACGGCTGATCGCCGACGTCCCCAGCGGGGCGCAGTTGCTGTTCACCGCCCGCTCGGGGCCGGCTTTGCACCGTATCTCACCGGCTGAGGCCGCCCGCTGGCTGGTCCATGCCCACGCGTACGACATCTCCGGCATCAAGTCCGGCGCGGCCGGCGACAGCCGAGTCAAGGGCGGCAAGGTCTACCCACTCGGCACCGGCTACACCGGATCCCTCGGCGGAGTCTTCGTCGAAGGCGACAACCTGCGCGAGACCCTGCTACTCAATCTCGTGCCGTACAACGTGCCTTATCTCCGCAGCGACGACGATGACCGACCGACCTGGGAGCGTGACCCGCTCGGCCCGGCAGCCCAGGACGACCTGACCCCGTCGGGCGTGATGCGGCTCTACACCTGGCAGTCACGGCGCATCCGACTTTTCGGCGACGCCGACGGCATCACCGGCGTGGTCCTGGCGTACGGCGACCCGCTCAGCCCACGCGACCTGCACCAGCGGGAGCCGATGACCGCTTGGCGGCGCAGCCCCACCCAGGAGAAGGCACTCAAGACGACACCCGTCTACCTACCCCGCACCCACACTCCTGACCGGGCGCTGTGGCGCGGCCTCGACGCCATGCTGCCCGGCACCGCTGGCCGCGGTCGCAGCGGCGAGCCACCAGCCAACCTCGACCCCGGCATCCTCGAATGGACCGGCTATGCCGCGAACCGGGGCCTTCTGCGTCGACCCGTCATCCGACTCCGCGCCGTTGGAGCTGTCTACGGCACGCAACAGTCCGTCATCGACGAGGTACTCGACGATGCGGTCACCATGCCGGTCCGGGCCGTCACCGACCCGCACGTCGCCATCGAGATCCAACGCGCAGCCGACGCCGCCGATCGAGGCGTGCGGGCACTCGTCGCCCTCGGTCGTAACCTGCTGCGCGCCGCTGGCGTCCGGGAAGACAACCGGCTGGACGGTGCGCGTGAGGCGACCGCCGCCGAGGCGTACGCCGCACTCGACCAGCAGTTCCGCGACTGGCTGCGTGGTCTCGTCGACGGGGTGGACCTGGCCGATTCCCGCACCGCATGGCACCGGAGCGCCGCGCGCACGCTGCGAGGCATCGGCGACCGGATGGTCGCCGAAGCCGGACCGGTCGCATGGGCCGGCCGCCAGATCGACAACAACCTCGTCACCAGCGCCAAAGCGGACGTCTGGTTCCGCCACCAACTGTCGAAAGCGCTGCCGCTGGCTGGCGCGGATCAGCCGGCGGAGCCCGACACCACCGACCGTCCGCAGGAGGAAGTGGCCCTGACATGA
- a CDS encoding flavin reductase: MTVDRVGGRGRVAEVDHVAVRPSWRCRVCGQPWPCDPAKAQLIAAYDRIGLCMYVAERSVEAAHDLPGLAPAVAYVRFLAWARTARTRSATTMTTKREGE, translated from the coding sequence ATGACCGTCGACCGCGTCGGCGGCCGGGGCCGGGTGGCCGAGGTCGACCACGTGGCCGTACGGCCGTCGTGGCGGTGCCGGGTGTGCGGGCAGCCGTGGCCGTGCGATCCGGCGAAGGCGCAGCTGATCGCCGCGTACGACCGGATCGGTCTGTGCATGTACGTGGCGGAGCGGTCCGTCGAGGCCGCGCACGATCTGCCGGGGCTGGCCCCGGCGGTGGCGTACGTCCGTTTCCTGGCCTGGGCCCGGACGGCGCGCACGCGCAGCGCCACCACCATGACCACCAAGCGTGAAGGAGAGTGA